From a region of the Gossypium raimondii isolate GPD5lz chromosome 10, ASM2569854v1, whole genome shotgun sequence genome:
- the LOC105776587 gene encoding LOW QUALITY PROTEIN: beta-amylase 1, chloroplastic (The sequence of the model RefSeq protein was modified relative to this genomic sequence to represent the inferred CDS: inserted 1 base in 1 codon), with amino-acid sequence MALNLAHQIGSLAGTQIAAEVTTGEQSSSATANVSGVRKVPLANLRCNAPGEALSPPILTPPLTPRSAENRPAMMSPSLSAACQAFGTLSPLETAEESSASVAWKEGGKKEEKKGVPVYVMMPLDSVTNGNTVNRKKAMNASLHALKSAGVEGIMIDVWWGLVEREAPGAYNWGGYAELLEMAKKHGLKVQAVMSFHQCGGNVGDSCTIPLPKWVTGEIEKDPDLAYTDQWGRRNYEYLSLGCDTLPVLKGRTPVQCYADFMRAFRDNFKHLLGDTIVEIQVGMGPAGELRYPSYPEANGTWKFPGIGAFQCYDKYMLSSLKAAAEAAGKPEWGSTGPTDAGHYNNWPEDTPFFKKEGGGWNTPYGEFFLTWYSQMLLEHGXRILSSATSIFDGAGVKISVKVAGIHWHYGTRSHAPELTAGYYNTRFRDGYLPIAQMLARHGAVFNFTCIEMRDHEQPQDALCAPEKLVKQVALATGAAHVPLAGENALPRYDEYAHEQILRASSLNVDGSAVDREMCAFTYLRMNPSLFHPDNWRRFVAFVKKMNEGKGARRCWEEVEREAEQFVHVTQPFIQEAAVALMH; translated from the exons ATGGCGTTGAATTTGGCGCATCAGATTGGTTCTCTAGCCGGGACACAAATTGCAGCTGAAGTCACCACCGGAGAACAATCATCCTCAGCGACGGCTAATGTGTCGGGAGTTCGGAAAGTTCCATTGGCGAATCTCCGATGCAACGCCCCAGGAGAAGCTCTGTCCCCTCCAATATTAACTCCACCGTTGACGCCGCGAAGCGCGGAAAACAGGCCGGCTATGATGAGTCCGTCTCTGTCCGCCGCTTGCCAGGCTTTCGGGACGTTATCACCGCTGGAGACGGCTGAGGAGTCATCGGCGTCTGTGGCGTGGAAGGAGGGAGGGAagaaagaggagaagaaagGGGTTCCGGTTTACGTGATGATGCCGTTGGATAGCGTGACGAACGGGAATACGGTGAATAGAAAGAAGGCGATGAATGCGAGTCTCCACGCGCTGAAAAGCGCGGGAGTGGAGGGGATAATGATTGACGTTTGGTGGGGGCTGGTGGAGAGGGAAGCGCCGGGTGCTTATAATTGGGGTGGCTACGCCGAGCTTCTCGAGATGGCTAAGAAGCATGGCCTTAAAGTCCAGGCTGTCATGTCATTCCATCAGTGTGGCGGCAACGTCGGTGACTCTTGCAC TATTCCTTTGCCCAAGTGGGTTACAGGGGAGATCGAGAAGGACCCAGACCTCGCATACACTGATCAATGGGGAAGAAGGAACTACGAATACCTTTCACTTGGTTGCGATACCCTTCCTGTCTTGAAAGGCCGTACGCCTGTTCAGTGTTACGCTGATTTCATGCGTGCCTTTAGGGACAATTTCAAACACCTCCTTGGTGATACCATTGTG GAAATCCAAGTCGGAATGGGTCCGGCAGGTGAGCTTCGGTACCCTTCGTACCCGGAGGCGAATGGGACATGGAAGTTCCCTGGAATTGGAGCCTTCCAATGTTATGATAAG TATATGCTTAGCAGCCTAAAAGCAGCGGCTGAAGCGGCGGGTAAGCCAGAATGGGGTAGCACTGGCCCAACTGATGCTGGTCACTACAACAATTGGCCAGAAGATACGCCTTTTTTCAAGAAAGAAGGTGGTGGTTGGAATACTCCATATGGTGAATTCTTCCTTACCTGGTACTCTCAGATGCTGTTAGAACACG CGAGAATTCTATCGTCCGCAACATCGATTTTTGACGGTGCAGGTGTGAAGATCTCTGTGAAAGTTGCGGGAATCCACTGGCATTACGGAACCCGATCCCATGCTCCTGAACTCACAGCTGGGTACTATAACACAAGGTTCCGAGATGGTTACCTCCCGATCGCACAAATGCTAGCACGTCATGGTGCCGTTTTCAACTTCACTTGCATAGAGATGCGGGATCATGAGCAGCCCCAAGATGCCTTGTGTGCACCTGAGAAGCTAGTGAAGCAAGTTGCTTTAGCAACAGGAGCAGCACATGTTCCACTTGCCGGGGAGAATGCACTTCCCCGTTATGATGAATACGCCCACGAGCAGATCTTACGAGCTTCATCGTTGAATGTCGATGGCTCAGCAGTTGATAGAGAGATGTGTGCATTTACGTACTTGAGGATGAACCCATCGCTCTTTCATCCGGACAATTGGAGACGGTTTGTTGCATTcgtgaagaagatgaatgagGGAAAAGGGGCTCGTCGGTGTTGGGAAGAGGTGGAGCGGGAAGCCGAACAATTCGTGCATGTCACGCAGCCTTTCATTCAGGAGGCCGCCGTTGCCCTTATGCATTAG